In Oryza sativa Japonica Group chromosome 3, ASM3414082v1, one DNA window encodes the following:
- the LOC9267157 gene encoding protein SPIRRIG translates to MKWSTLLSKVVFAGQQEQEQPPPPPPPPPGSSSSPLNRQKQGDPGQATPRLSAADEGGSVGGGGVAAASGSSPSAVSASPARGKNELELDFRRFWEEFRSSSSEKEKERALNLAVDVFCRLVKEHSSVAELVTKLVEAHVFAFVIGRAFVTDVEKLRIHSKGRSLRVADVIGFFSEITELGICPGSNLLYAVEVLVTQTIDKQPLLDSGILCCLIYILNSLLSPDESSQKSSPVGQEVSTSEKSKDWGPMLSRRLEIEASVVHTMKALASHPSAAPSLIEDDALQVLFHMVANGSLTVFSQFREGLVPIHTIQLHRHAMQVLGLLLANDNGTSANYIRKHQLIKVLLMAVKDFNPQNGDAAYTMGIVDLLLECVELSYRPEAGSVRLREDIHNAHGYQFLVQFALTLCSLHKNQVLQSSPKLASEDGVNPPHRSEQDTFTSDLSPQLSRLLDVLVNLSQTGLSENYVGKSMKSSHGKGTGHNRSRTPSVDKFADEILEINSPKVKDLEAIQMLQDIFLKADNLEVQAEVLNRMFKIFSSHLENYKLCQQLRTVPLFILNMGGFPPALQEVILKILEYAVTVVNCIPEQELLSLCCLLQQPISTSLKHTILSFFVKLLSFDQQYKKVLREVGVLGALLDDLKQNKLFFGEEPQNRTPKSAQRMSSASSFRKTMDNKDAILSPKLMASGSTKFPMFEDEGTITVAWDCLFYLLKRAEPNQQTFRSSNGVNTILPFLVSESHRSGVLRLLSCLIIEDSLQAHPEEIGSLIEILKSGMVSTSSGSQQKLDNDAKCDTFGALWRILGANSSAQRIFGEATGFSLLLTTLHSFQNDSENEETESSLLTHMKIFGFLMRAMTAAVYSNPVNRIRLHTILSSNTFYDLLSESGLLCVDCEKHVILLLLELALEVVLPPTSNLQVESISSENPEDESGFLSATSFGLSRLDKERIYNASAVVVLIRSLLVFTPKVQLELLRFIEKLANAGPFNQENLTSVGCVGLLLETINPFLEGSSPILNHALRIVEVLGAYRLSSSELRLLVRYILQLKVKCSGHLFVNMMDKLIQIEDVRQGSISLAPFIELDMSKAGHSSIQVSLGERTWPPVSGYSFVCWFQFQNFFRSHPKEAEKTSKGSYSKRNGQVMRIFSVGAVDDANTLYAELYLHDNGVFTIATSNSSSLSFPGIEMEEGKWHHLAVVHSKPNALAGLFQSSVASLYLDGKLRHTGKLGYSPSPFGKSLQVTLGTPAIRAKVSDLSWRLRCCYLFEEVLTPGSICFMYILGQGYRGLFQDTDLLRFVPNWACGGEVMAILDSLELEVIAPSGSQRVDSAMKQGNSRLESSGIVWDMERLRNLSLQLSGKKLIFAFDGTSSDAFRASGTLSLLNLVDPTSAAASPIGGIPRYGRLSGDVYVCNQCTIGDTVQTVGGIPVVLALVEAAETRDMLHMALELLALSLQQSHQNVKDMQSLRGYHLLALFLHRRMSLFDMQSLDIFFRIAACGASFPEPQKSNMNRTASYASGISPESSLDDLTLPKFGDDMSSIGSHGDLDDFSAQKDSFSHLSELENADLAGETSEFIVLSNADMVEHVLLDWTIWVTAPISVQITLLGFLERMVSMHWFRNHNLTILRRINLVQHLLVTLQRGDVEIPVLEKLVVLLGVILEDGFLASELELVVRFVIMTFDPPELTPNRQIVREAMGKHVIVRNMLLEMLIDLQVTINAEDMLEQWHKVVSSRLVTYFLDEAVHPTSMRWIMTLLGVCLTSSATFALKFRTSGGFQGLNHVLPSFYDSPEIYYILFCLIFGKPVFPRVPEVRMLDFHSLMPSDENCGELKFVDLLDTIIAMAKATFDSLIMKSMLAHQNNNLSHLNGTLVADLVESTPDMGGDLQGEALMHKTYAARLMGGEAAAPAVATSILRFMVDLTKMCPPFSAVCRRHDFLESCVDLYFSCVRSDCAVKMAKDLTSAATDEKCMHDDDNESLKDTFSNLPQDQEQSAKTFSIASFPQEQKSSSSGSSGMHNSFETAEVKADDSSNQASSTTFLNGQANQVVQSAHDQGQMSAPSSNGIADSHQPADSPTSASMNNIGSPVLSERSAHKAASTPTASPMAPFASWPGSAGSYSDGRQLTASPSMSSTISGIDLDSSPDLKTNIQGSPAVNTLFPINSKLLLDIDDLGYGGGPCSAGATAVLDFIAQILADIISEQLKATLFIESILECVPLFVDIDSALVFQGLCLSRLMNFLERKLLLDDEEDGKKLDKSRWSANLDPLCWMIVDRVYMGCFPTPVGVLRTLEFLMSMLQLSNKDGRIEDAVPSGKGILSIARGGRQLDPYIHAILKNTNRMVMYCFLPTFLKNMGEDDLLANLAFLTETGRSLGIFKPSQEDYTVDICTVLQLLIANKRLVLCPSNVDNDLMCCFCINLMALLRDKRLTAQNLAVDLLKYLVVHRRPSLEDLLVSKPNQGQQMDILHGGLDKLLTGSTTAFFEWLQSSQQTISKVLDQCALIMWVQYITGSAKFPGVRIKGMEVRRKKDMGRKLREIAKLDSRHWEQINERRYNLDLVRDVMSTELRAIRQDKYGWILHGESEWQSQLQQLVHERGIFPVRQLSTEPAWQLCAVEGPYRMRKKLEPSKFKIDTIHNVLASNLGLDDVKITKKEDGHMVMTSGSDTMSGLNLLTYDTERKDLDAADFASFKDEDDIFKGGSTVSPPIGWTDDKSSINEQSLHSATEHGAKSSSFSYHMTESVHGKSEFNSPRRAPSVKGTDTRTSEDKSEKELLDNGEYLIRPYLEPSEKIRHKYNCERVAGLDKHDGIFLIGELSLYIIENFYIDDSNCIYEKGNEDELSVIDQALGVKKDVLGSCDSHQKSPSTWGATAKVLLGGRAWAYNGGAWGKEKLCSSSNLPHPWHMWKLDSVHELLKRDYQLRPVAIEIFSMDGCNELLVFHKKEREDVFKNLTAMNLPRNSMLDTTISASSKQDSGEGSRLFKIMAKSFSKRWQSGEITNFQYLMHLNTLAGRGYSDLTQYPVFPWVLADYESDTLDLRNPQTFRKLDKPMGCQTEGGEEEFRKRYDSWDDPEVPKFHYGSHYSSAGIVLFYLLRLPPFSMENQKLQGGQFDHADRLFNSVKDTWVSAAGKSNTSDVKELIPEFYYLPEFLENQFNLDLGEKQSGEKVGDVVLPPWAKGSSREFIRKHREALESDYVSENLHHWIDLIFGYKQRGKAAEDAVNVFYHYTYEGNVDIDSVSDPTMKASILAQINHFGQTPKQLFQKPHPQRRTDRKVLPHPLRYSAYLTHQEIRKTTSSVSQIVTYNDKILIAAANSFLKPVNYSEYISWGFPDRSLRILTYDQDKLVSTHENLHGGSQIQCTGVSHDGNILTTGGDDGVVAVWRFFKDGTRRLLRMEKALCAHTAKITCIYVSQPYSLIVSGSDDCSVILWDLTSLAFVKQLPRFPASVSALHVNNLTGEILTGAGVLFAVWSVNGDCLAVVNTSQLPSDLILSVASTTNSDWQDTNWYVTGHQSGAVKVWKMVHYTSDEAANSKSKSPPSTLGGMSLNGQTQEYRLLLQKVLKAHKHPVTALCLPPDLKQLLSGDASGHLFSWSLKDDSFKVS, encoded by the exons ATGAAATGGTCGACATTGCTCAGTAAGGTCGTCTTCGCCGgccagcaggagcaggagcagccgcctccgccgccgccgccgccgccggggtcgtcgtcgtccccgctCAACCGCCAGAAGCAGGGCGACCCCGGCCAAGCCACCCCGCGGCTCAGCGCCGCCGACGAGGGTGGGTCGGtcggaggtggcggcgtcgcggcggcgtccGGGAGCTCGCCCTCCGCCGTCTCCGCGTCCCCTGCCAG GGGAAAAAATGAGTTGGAGTTGGACTTCAGGAGGTTCTGGGAAGAATTCCGTTCTTCCAGCTCTGAAAAG GAGAAAGAAAGGGCCTTAAATTTGGCAGTAGATGTCTTCTGTAGGCTAGTGAAGGAGCACTCTAGTGTAGCTGAATTAGTTACAAA GTTAGTAGAAGCACATGTTTTTGCTTTTGTTATTGGAAGAGCTTTCGTTACAGATGTGGAAAAACTAAGAATTCACAGTAAGGGAAGATCTTTGCGTGTTGCTGATGTTATTGGTTTCTTTTCGGAGATCACAGAG CTTGGCATATGTCCAGGTTCAAATTTGTTATATGCAGTTGAAGTTCTTGTGACACAG ACTATCGATAAGCAGCCTCTGTTGGATTCTGGTATTTTGTGCTGCCTTATATATATCCTCAATTCCCTATTGAGTCCTGATGAATCCTCCCAAAAATCCTCTCCTGTTGGTCAAGAAGTTTCAACCAGTGAGAAGAGTAAAGATTGGGGTCCTATGCTATCACGGCGCCTTGAG ATCGAGGCAAGTGTAGTACATACAATGAAGGCACTAGCGAGCCATCCATCTGCTGCACCAAGCCTAATTGAAGATGATGCTCTACAAGTTCTATTCCACATGGTTGCAAATGGTTCCCTGACCGTGTTCTCTCAATTTAGGGAGGGTCTTGTTCCAATTCACACAATTCAGCTTCATCGCCACGCAATGCAG GTTCTTGGTCTCCTTCTTGCGAATGACAATGGGACTTCAGCAAACTATATAAGGAAGCATCAGTTG ATTAAAGTTCTCCTTATGGCCGTGAAAGATTTCAATCCGCAGAATGGTGATGCTGCTTACACCATGGGCATTGTGGATCTCTTACTTGAATGTGTTGAGCTATCTTACAGGCCTG AAGCTGGATCCGTTAGGCTCAGGGAAGATATACATAATGCTCATGGCTATCAGTTCCTTGTTCAGTTTGCTCTTACACTATGTAGCTTACATAAGAACCAGGTTCTCCAATCTTCGCCCAAGTTAGCATCTGAGGATGGAGTGAATCCTCCTCACAGATCAGAACAAGATACATTCACATCCGATCTTTCACCACAGCTATCAAGATTGCTTGATGTTCTTGTAAATTTGTCGCAAACTGGACTGTCTGAAAATTATGTTGGTAAAAGTATGAAATCTTCTCATGGGAAGGGAACAGGCCACAACAGAAGCCGGACTCCATCTGTTGACAAGTTCGCAGATGAGATTTTGGAGATTAACAGTCCCAAAGTAAAAGATCTTGAGGCCATTCAGATGCTACAGGATATATTTCTGAAGGCAGACAACTTGGAAGTGCAAGCTGAAGTTTTAAATAGAATGTTCAAGATTTTCTCAAGTCATCTTGAGAATTACAAGCTATGTCAACAACTGCGAACTGTGCCTCTTTTTATCCTAAACATGGGTGGCTTCCCTCCAGCACTTCAAGAGGTCATCTTAAAAATTTTAGAATATGCGGTCACTGTTGTAAACTGCATCCCAGAGCAGGAGTTGTTATCACTCTGTTGCTTACTGCAGCAACCAATTTCTACCAGTCTTAAGCATACAATACTCTCTTTCTTTGTGAAGCTCCTTTCCTTTGATCAGCAGTACAAAAAGGTTCTCAGGGAAGTAGGTGTACTTGGAGCGTTGTTAGATGACCTGAAACAGAACAAGCTTTTTTTTGGAGAGGAGCCACAAAACAGGACCCCTAAGTCTGCACAGAGGATGTCCAGTGCAAGTAGTTTTCGAAAAACCATGGATAACAAAGATGCGATTCTTTCTCCGAAGCTAATGGCTTCTGGTTCCACCAAATTTCCCATGTTTGAAGATGAAGGGACAATAACTGTTGCTTGGGATTGTCTTTTTTATCTGCTGAAGAGAGCTGAGCCTAATCAACAAACTTTCAGATCTTCTAATGGCGTTAATACGATTCTTCCTTTCTTGGTATCTGAAAGCCACAGATCTGGGGTATTACGGCTATTGTCTTGCCTGATAATCGAAGATTCTCTTCAG GCTCATCCAGAGGAAATAGGGTCCCTGATAGAAATCTTGAAGAGTGGGATGGTATCAACTTCGTCAGGTTCTCAACAGAAACTTGACAATGATGCGAAGTGTGACACTTTTGGCGCTTTGTGGCGTATTCTTGGGGCAAACAGTTCAGCTCAAAGAATTTTTGGAGAAGCCACTGGGTTTTCCCTGCTACTAACAACGCTTCACAGTTTCCAGAATGACAGTGAAAACGAGGAGACTGAATCATCTTTGCTTACTCATATGAAGATCTTTGGTTTTCTAATGCGAGCTATGACAGCTGCAGTATACAGCAATCCTGTTAATAGGATAAGACTGCATACAATCCTGTCTTCCAACACTTTCTATGATCTTCTGTCTGAATCTGGGTTGCTCTGTGTGGATTGTGAGAAGCATGTTATCTTGCTTTTGCTTGAGCTTGCACTTGAGGTTGTTCTTCCTCCCACTAGTAACCTGCAGGTAGAGAGCATTTCATCTGAAAACCCAGAGGATGAATCAGGTTTCTTGTCTGCAACCTCATTTGGACTATCAAGGCTTGACAAGGAGCGTATATATAATGCTAGTGCTGTAGTTGTTTTGATCCGCTCTTTGCTAGTATTTACACCTAAAGTTCAACTCGAGCTGCTGAGATTCATTGAGAAGCTAGCAAATGCTGGTCCCTTCAACCAGGAGAATTTAACTTCTGTAG GATGTGTTGGTCTTCTACTTGAGACAATCAACCCATTTTTGGAGGGCTCATCTCCTATCCTTAATCACGCTTTGAGAATTGTTGAAGTTCTGGGTGCTTATAG GCTGTCTTCTTCTGAACTAAGACTTCTGGTGAGGTATATACTTCAGCTGAAAGTGAAGTGTTCTGGTCATCTTTTTGTTAATATGATGGACAAGTTAATCCAAATTGAAGATGTCAGACAAGGAAGTATTTCTCTAGCCCCTTTCATTGAGTTGGACATGAGCAAAGCTGGTCATTCATCTATTCAAGTTTCATTAGGAGAGAGGACATGGCCACCTGTTTCTGGATACTCTTTCGTTTGCTGGTTCCAATTTCAGAACTTCTTTAGAAGCCATCCTAAAGAAGCAGAAAAAACATCAAAAGGGTCTTATAGTAAAAGGAATGGACAAGTTATGCGCATCTTTTCTGTAGGTGCAGTTGATGATGCCAACACTCTGTATGCAGAACTTTATCTCCATGACAATGGTGTTTTTACCATTGCAACAAGCAATTCAAGTTCATTATCATTTCCAGGCATTGAGATGGAAGAAGGGAAATGGCATCATCTTGCAGTTGTACATAGCAAACCAAATGCATTAGCTGGCCTCTTTCAATCAAGTGTGGCCAGTCTATATCTTGATGGAAAGTTGAGGCACACCGGCAAACTTGGATACTCTCCATCCCCATTTGGTAAATCCTTGCAAGTAACACTTGGTACACCTGCTATCCGAGCCAAAGTTTCAGACCTATCATGGCGGCTTCGGTGTTGTTATCTTTTTGAGGAAGTCTTAACACCTGGCAGCATTTGCTTCATGTATATTCTTGGACAAGGTTACAGGGGATTGTTCCAGGACACTGATCTTCTGAGATTTGTCCCTAACTGGGCCTGTGGTGGGGAGGTGATGGCAATTCTTGATTCATTGGAATTGGAAGTAATTGCACCTTCAGGCAGCCAGCGTGTTGATAGCGCAATGAAACAAGGGAACTCTAGACTTGAGAGCAGTGGAATCGTTTGGGATATGGAAAGGTTAAGAAATCTTTCCTTACAACTGTCCGGGAAGAAGCTAATATTTGCATTTGATGGGACTTCATCAGATGCTTTTCGAGCATCTGGGACTTTGTCCTTGCTGAACCTTGTTGATCCAACTTCTGCTGCTGCATCCCCAATAGGAG GTATACCGCGGTATGGGCGCCTAAGTGGGGATGTTTATGTGTGTAACCAGTGCACAATTGGTGACACTGTTCAAACAGTTGGTGGGATTCCTGTTGTTCTTGCTCTTGTGGAAGCCGCTGAAACTAGGGATATGCTGCACATGGCACTAGAACTGCTTGCACTATCTCTTCAACAGAGCCATCAAAATGTGAAGGACATGCAGTCCTTGAGGGGTTATCATCTTCTTGCACTTTTTCTGCATAGGAGAATGTCATTATTTGACATGCAGTCTCTTGATATCTTTTTCCGTATTGCTGCTTGTGGAGCTTCATTTCCTGAGCCACAAAAGTCAAATATGAACCGAACAGCAAGCTATGCATCTGGAATCTCCCCAGAGTCCAGTCTTGATGATCTTACATTACCCAAGTTTGGTGATGATATGTCTTCTATTGGATCACATGGAGATCTAGATGATTTTTCAGCACAAAAGGATTCTTTTAGCCATCTGTCTGAGCTTGAGAATGCCGACTTAGCTGGGGAGACTTCTGAGTTTATAGTCTTGTCAAATGCTGATATGGTCGAACATGTTCTATTGGATTGGACCATTTGGGTTACTGCTCCTATATCAGTACAAATAACTCTCCTTGGATTTCTTGAGAGGATGGTATCAATGCATTGGTTTAGAAATCATAACCTCACAATACTGCGGCGAATTAATCTTGTACAACATCTTCTTGTCACTTTACAACGTGGTGATGTTGAAATTCCTGTCCTGGAAAAGCTAGTTGTTCTGCTTGGTGTCATCTTGGAGGATGGTTTTCTAGCTTCTGAGTTGGAGCTTGTTGTAAGATTCGTAATCATGACATTTGATCCTCCAGAACTTACACCAAACCGCCAGATTGTTCGGGAGGCCATGGGAAAGCATGTCATTGTGAGGAACATGTTACTAGAAATGCTTATTGATCTACAAGTAACCATAAATGCTGAAGATATGCTGGAGCAATGGCACAAAGTTGTTTCGTCCAGATTAGTCACATATTTCCTTGATGAAGCTGTGCACCCAACAAGTATGAGATGGATCATGACTCTCTTAGGAGTTTGCCTTACATCCTCTGCCACTTTTGCTCTAAAGTTCCGTACAAGTGGAGGTTTCCAAGGGTTGAATCATGTGCTTCCAAGCTTCTATGATTCCCCTgaaatatattatatactcTTCTGTCTGATTTTTGGAAAGCCTGTTTTTCCTCGAGTACCAGAGGTCCGCATGCTTGATTTCCATTCTCTTATGCCTAGTGATGAAAACTGCGGAGAATTGAAGTTTGTAGATCTATTGGATACTATCATTGCAATGGCAAAAGCTACATTTGATTCATTGATTATGAAGTCTATGCTTGCACATCAGAATAATAATCTTTCACACCTTAATGGCACCTTAGTTGCGGATCTTGTGGAATCGACACCAGACATGGGAGGTGATCTTCAGGGAGAAGCCTTGATGCATAAGACATATGCAGCTAGGTTAATGGGTGGTGAAGCTGCAGCACCTGCTGTTGCTACTTCAATACTGCGGTTCATGGTTGATTTGACAAAAATGTGCCCACCATTCTCTGCTGTTTGCAGGCGGCATGATTTCCTAGAGAGCTGTGTTGACCTATATTTCTCTTGTGTAAG GTCTGATTGTGCCGTGAAGATGGCGAAGGACCTAACATCTGCGGCAACAGATGAGAAGTGTATGCATGATGATGACAACGAAAGTCTAAAAGATACTTTTTCGAATTTGCCACAGGATCAGGAACAATCTGCCAAAACTTTTAGTATTGCAAGTTTTCCCCAGGAGCAGAAAAGTTCGAGCTCAGGAAGTAGTGGCATGCATAACTCTTTCGAAACTGCTGAAGTAAAAGCAGACGACTCTTCCAATCAGGCATCGAGCACCACGTTTTTGAATGGACAAGCAAACCAAGTGGTTCAGAGTGCTCATGATCAAGGACAGATGTCAGCCCCAAGTTCAAATGGCATTGCTGATTCCCACCAACCAGCTGATTCACCCACTTCAGCTTCTATGAACAATATTGGGTCTCCTGTTTTATCTGAGAGATCAGCTCACAAAGCAGCAAGTACCCCTACTGCATCTCCGATGGCTCCATTTGCATCTTGGCCTGGCAGTGCAGGATCATACAGCGATGGTAGGCAGCTAACAGCCTCTCCATCCATGTCTTCAACTATATCTGGGATTGACCTCGATTCATCCCCTGATCTGAAGACAAACATTCAGGGGTCACCTGCAGTGAACACACTTTTCCCAATTAATTCGAAGCTTTTGCTTGACATAGATGATTTAGGTTATGGGGGTGGTCCTTGCTCTGCAGGAGCTACTGCTGTTCTTGATTTCATTGCTCAAATCCTTGCTGATATTATCTCAGAACAGCTCAAAGCAACACTCTTTATTGAGAGCATCCTGGAGTGTGTGCCTCTGTTTGTAGATATCGATTCTGCTTTGGTTTTTCAAGGTTTGTGTCTAAGCAGACTGATGAACTTCCTTGAAAGAAAACTCTTacttgatgatgaagaagatgggAAGAAACTTGACAAGAGCCGCTGGTCTGCAAATTTGGACCCACTTTGCTGGATGATTGTTGATCGTGTATACATGGGCTGCTTTCCAACCCCAGTCGGTGTGCTACGTACGCTAGAATTTTTAATGTCCATGTTGCAGCTTTCTAATAAAGATGGCCGTATTGAAGATGCAGTACCTTCAGGTAAAGGTATTCTATCCATTGCTCGAGGAGGCAGGCAACTTGATCCTTACATCCACGCCATATTGAAGAACACTAACCGGATGGTAATGTATTGTTTCTTGCCAACATTCCTTAAGAATATGGGGGAGGATGACTTGCTTGCAAATCTGGCTTTCCTAACAGAAACTGGAAGAAGTTTAGGTATTTTTAAACCTTCCCAGGAAGATTATACTGTTGATATCTGTACTGTTCTTCAGCTTCTGATTGCCAACAAGAGGCTGGTGCTGTGTCCAAGCAATGTTGATAATGATCTAATGTGTTGTTTCTGCATAAATTTAATGGCACTTCTTCGTGACAAGAGGTTAACTGCACAAAATTTAGCAGTGGATTTACTTAAATACTTGGTAGTGCATCGGCGTCCGTCTCTTGAGGACCTCCTAGTTAGTAAGCCTAACCAAGGGCAACAGATGGATATCTTGCATGGAGGGCTCGACAAACTACTGACTGGAAGTACAACAGCGTTTTTTGAATGGCTCCAGAGTTCTCAGCAAACAATAAGTAAAGTGTTAGACCAGTGCGCTTTAATAATGTGGGTTCAATATATTACTGGCTCAGCAAAATTTCCTGGGGTGAGAATAAAAGGCATGGAGGTCAGGCGCAAGAAAGATATGGGACGAAAATTACGTGAAATTGCAAAACTAGATTCAAGGCACTGGGAGCAGATAAATGAACGGAGGTACAATCTTGATTTGGTTCGTGATGTAATGTCTACAGAGCTAAGAGCGATTCGTCAAGACAAATATGGATGGATACTGCATGGAGAAAGTGAGTGGCAAAGCCAGCTCCAACAGCTTGTACATGAAAGAGGCATTTTCCCTGTGCGGCAATTATCGACAGAGCCTGCATGGCAGCTGTGCGCTGTTGAAGGACCGTATAGAATGCGGAAGAAACTTGAACCGTCCAAATTTAAGATAGATACTATTCATAATGTTCTAGCCAGCAACCTTGGGTTAGATGATGTTAAGATTACCAAGAAAGAGGATGGGCACATGGTGATGACATCTGGATCAGATACAATGTCAGGCTTGAATCTTTTGACCTATGACACAGAACGGAAGGATCTTGATGCTGCTGATTTTGCATCGTTCAAAGATGAAGATGACATATTCAAAGGAGGAAGCACAGTGTCACCTCCAATTGGCTGGACTGATGATAAAAGCAGCATTAACGAACAAAGTCTTCACTCTGCAACAGAACATGGAGCGAAATCAAGTTCCTTTTCTTATCACATGACAGAGAGTGTCCACGGTAAATCTGAATTTAATTCACCTAGACGGGCACCTTCAGTTAAGGGCACCGATACAAGAACCTCAGAGGATAAATCGGAAAAGGAGTTGCTTGACAATGGAGAGTATCTTATCAGACCTTATCTGGAACCTTCCGAAAAAATAAGGCATAAGTACAATTGTGAACGGGTTGCTGGTCTTGACAAGCATGATGGAATATTTTTAATTGGAGAACTTAGCTTATACATCATTGAGAACTTCTACATTGATGATTCCAATTGCATTTACGAAAAAGGCAATGAAGATGAGCTCTCTGTCATCGATCAAGCTTTAGGTGTAAAAAAGGATGTATTGGGAAGCTGCGATTCTCACCAAAAATCACCATCTACGTGGGGTGCAACAGCAAAAGTTTTGCTTGGTGGCAGAGCATGGGCATACAATGGAGGTGCTTGGGGTAAGGAGAAGCTTTGCAGTAGCAGCAATTTGCCTCATCCATGGCATATGTGGAAGCTTGATAGCGTCCATGAGCTCCTAAAGCGTGATTATCAGCTTCGCCCTGTTGCAATTGAGATTTTCAGTATGGACGGGTGTAACGAGCTTTTAGTTTTCCACaaaaaggagagggaggatgtTTTCAAAAATCTGACCGCCATGAACCTCCCACGAAATAGCAT GTTGGACACAACAATATCAGCATCCTCAAAACAGGATAGCGGTGAGGGGAGCCGTCTTTTCAAAATAATGgcaaaatcattttctaaaagatgGCAGAGTGGAGAAATTACCAACTTCCAATATCTCATGCATCTAAATACACTTGCTGGTCGAGGATACAGTGACCTTACGCAATACCCAGTATTTCCATGGGTTCTTGCAGATTATGAGAGTGATACTTTAGATCTGAGAAACCCACAGACGTTCCGTAAGCTTGACAAACCAATGGGATGTCAAActgaagggggagaagaggaatTCCGTAAGAG ATATGATAGCTGGGATGACCCTGAAGTACCAAAGTTCCATTATGGTTCTCATTATTCAAGTGCTGGGATTGTCCTTTTCTATCTTTTAAGACTGCCTCCCTTTAGTATGGAAAATCAGAAATTACAGGGTGGACAATTTGACCATGCAGACCGTTTATTCAATAGTGTTAAAGATACATGGGTAAGTGCTGCTGGCAAGAGCAACACATCAGATGTCAAAGAATTGATTCCGGAGTTCTATTATTTGCCTGAATTTTTGGAGAACCAATTTAATCTGGACTTGGGGGAGAAACAGTCCGGAGAGAAG GTTGGTGATGTTGTTTTGCCGCCTTGGGCTAAAGGTAGCTCCAGAGAGTTCATCAGGAAGCATCGAGAAGCCTTGGAGTCAGACTATGTATCCGAGAATCTGCATCACTGGATAGATCTTATTTTTGGATATAAGCAGAGAGGAAAG GCAGCTGAAGATGCTGTAAATGTCTTCTATCACTACACGTATGAAGGCAATGTTGACATAGATTCCGTATCAGATCCTACCATGAAAGCTTCGATACTGGCACAAATCAATCATTTTGGTCAGACCCCCAAACAATTATTCCAAAAACCACATCCTCAGAGACGGACTGACAGGAAGGTCCTTCCTCATCCTCTACGGTACAGCGCGTATCTTACACATCAAGAGATTCGGAAGACAACATCATCAGTTTCCCAGATTGTGACCTACAATGATAAGATCCTAATTGCTGCAGCGAACAGCTTTCTCAAGCCAGTAAATTATAGTGAATATATTTCCTGGGGATTTCCTGACCGCAGTTTGAGAATATTGACCTATGATCAGGATAAACTTGTATCAACACATGAAAACCTTCATGGTGGTAGTCAGATTCAGTGCACTGGAGTTAGCCATGACGGCAACATTCTCACAACAGGTGGTGATGATGGTGTAGTTGCAGTATGGAGATTTTTCAAAGATGGCACTCGTCGTCTCCTGAGAATGGAGAAAGCTCTGTGCGCTCACACTGCCAAGATAACATGTATCTATGTGAGCCAGCCTTACTCATTAATTGTCTCTGGCTCCGAT